In one window of Arthrobacter pascens DNA:
- a CDS encoding McrC family protein: protein MPAFEIREAAVSRTLALPDTIGRALNSLDIATALPEGEGLWTVSSVSKVGVVSVGEHELYIRPKLPIPRLFFLMGYSRSPKYWRDDDVALSADEHLVSSIVSSFIRQVKKATVQGLFQDYKTVQESEPMIRGRLNIPAQIGLRAGLPLPAEVTYDDYTVDIAENQMLVAAARKLLTVPRLAETDRQSLRKLLQKFDGVTLVADPTVFPGIRFTRLNAHYAPAVVLAEIILKHGSLEQHAGKVTARSFLFDMWEVFEDFVSVALREAMVSHGGSVDLQYRGKHLDVGGVVPLRPDIVWRDDQNVLAVLDAKYKAEKNKRFPNADLYQMLAYCTRFNMRAGHLVYAKGECEETFHDIRRADVRIFTHSLDLEAQPHELLGQIERLAAKVLEHADVTAQ, encoded by the coding sequence GTGCCAGCGTTCGAAATCCGTGAAGCGGCCGTCAGCCGGACTTTGGCGCTGCCGGACACCATCGGACGAGCCCTAAACAGTCTGGACATTGCCACAGCGCTGCCGGAAGGGGAAGGACTGTGGACTGTCTCTTCCGTCTCGAAAGTTGGCGTGGTCTCAGTAGGTGAGCACGAGCTATACATTCGACCCAAGCTGCCGATCCCACGCTTGTTCTTCCTGATGGGTTACTCGCGTTCGCCGAAGTACTGGCGCGATGATGATGTAGCGCTTTCAGCCGATGAGCATCTGGTCAGCAGCATCGTTAGCTCCTTCATCCGTCAGGTTAAGAAGGCAACCGTCCAAGGTCTGTTTCAGGATTACAAGACGGTGCAGGAATCTGAGCCCATGATTCGGGGCAGACTTAATATTCCGGCACAGATTGGACTGCGGGCCGGACTTCCCTTGCCAGCGGAGGTGACATACGACGACTACACCGTCGACATCGCTGAGAACCAAATGCTGGTGGCGGCAGCGCGCAAACTGCTGACCGTCCCGCGCCTGGCAGAAACCGACAGGCAGTCATTGCGCAAGCTGCTGCAGAAGTTCGACGGAGTGACTCTCGTCGCTGACCCTACGGTGTTTCCGGGCATCCGGTTTACCCGGCTCAACGCCCACTACGCTCCGGCCGTCGTCTTGGCTGAGATCATCCTTAAACATGGGTCTCTGGAACAGCATGCAGGGAAGGTTACTGCGAGGTCATTCCTTTTCGATATGTGGGAGGTTTTCGAGGACTTCGTGTCCGTAGCACTCCGCGAAGCCATGGTGTCCCACGGTGGGAGTGTGGACCTGCAATACCGGGGAAAGCACTTGGACGTTGGCGGAGTGGTGCCACTGCGCCCTGACATCGTTTGGCGCGACGACCAGAACGTTTTGGCTGTCCTGGATGCAAAGTACAAGGCCGAGAAGAACAAGCGGTTTCCGAACGCCGACCTTTATCAGATGCTCGCATATTGCACGAGGTTCAACATGCGCGCTGGCCACCTTGTTTACGCGAAAGGTGAATGCGAGGAGACGTTTCATGACATACGTCGGGCGGACGTTCGTATTTTCACTCATTCATTGGATCTTGAGGCGCAGCCGCACGAGCTCTTGGGCCAAATCGAACGCTTGGCTGCGAAGGTCCTGGAACACGCCGATGTCACAGCACAGTGA
- a CDS encoding UvrD-helicase domain-containing protein: MKPEIMDLTDHADRTLIEEELEGNIFVEAGAGSGKTRELVERICAMVDAGVELKSVAAITFTEKAAGELRERVRRRLAERSSTERRRQALNQLDTAPIGTIHSFAARIISEHPIEAGVPPLITVVDELRSQIAFTRRWEAARQKLFTDPSIDNALRILLAVGVSLDHLQNVAADLDANWDRLESHPPQRRPIPAVDLGPLLRQTEEVLARADHCADPADKLLTAFEHIKSWHGRLAEAATEELGMVLELLHAVPQKGFSVGKQINWSGNVTIVQESCKDLAEQAIALRNSFVEPAVQTVTAAMAEVLVEAARERQRSGELEYHDLLIHARDLLVGEGKRAVHRALHDRYRYIMLDEFQDTDPIQAELATRISTTDVCGPDGWEQLQIPPGRLFTVGDPKQSIYRFRRADIATYLAAQRRFSSDAASRIASLETNFRSTGKLLEWINGTFEELIVPSGTIQPEYQALTPDPLRPEWRDEHGPAVSVIGRAGAQPGESGRVSADDMRRQEATDVAAAIRIATGTAGPPAWQKQIKRSDRFENNAVELKDICILIPTRTSLAAMEDALDDAGIEYRAEASSLVYSTQEVTDLLLALRAISNTANEAALVLTLRSTLFGCGDDELFEWKRAGGRWNMFAPAPEGLKDSTVAQSLRYLAALCSDIEVLTPAEIMEGVVTDRRMLEAAVDAPRYRDVWRRLRFVIDQARAWTEATHGGLRDYLVWASVQQEENSRVKEAVVPETDVQAVRIMTIHASKGLEFPMVILAGTGSAPNNQKAAALWDQDSQLQVHFIRDIRSAGYNAAETTEAQFADAERRRLLYVACTRAESHLIVSYYVNAKNSLGQFLRDAADAGSAPDLNIPDELPEPVKVPREVRSVEPFDVWQRSRETWQANSAIISSTSVTTIAKGAGNGRTGEFPRDDAVRFVGAEEDGGLPSFAAPAGEHGKEFGTALHRLLELSDLRETEALDVLAESLASPSGLVDPAGLAERARSALRSTPVQRAAEREHWLELPVVTSAGGITLEGIIDLMYRDDDGTLVIADFKTDISVTQETLESYWRQLSTYARMVERITEQTVSELVLIFCRAGEAEVRRQSRASQTNGDS; the protein is encoded by the coding sequence ATGAAACCCGAAATCATGGATCTCACAGACCACGCTGACAGGACCCTTATCGAGGAAGAGCTCGAAGGCAACATCTTCGTCGAAGCAGGCGCGGGCAGCGGCAAAACCCGCGAACTTGTCGAACGAATCTGCGCAATGGTCGATGCCGGCGTGGAACTGAAGAGCGTGGCTGCCATCACCTTTACGGAAAAGGCAGCAGGTGAGCTTAGGGAACGAGTTCGCCGACGGTTAGCCGAGAGAAGCAGTACGGAACGGCGGCGGCAGGCTCTGAACCAGCTGGACACCGCTCCCATCGGAACGATCCACTCCTTCGCCGCACGCATTATCAGCGAGCATCCAATCGAGGCAGGCGTTCCTCCCCTCATCACTGTCGTGGACGAGCTGCGGTCGCAGATTGCTTTCACCCGCCGGTGGGAAGCGGCCCGTCAGAAGCTCTTCACAGACCCGTCCATAGACAACGCCCTGCGGATCCTTCTGGCCGTTGGCGTTTCCCTGGACCATCTGCAGAATGTTGCCGCCGACTTGGACGCGAACTGGGACCGGCTGGAAAGCCACCCACCCCAAAGGCGGCCTATTCCGGCCGTGGACCTCGGTCCGCTCCTGCGTCAGACGGAGGAGGTCCTCGCACGTGCTGATCACTGCGCAGATCCCGCCGATAAGTTGCTCACAGCCTTCGAACACATCAAGAGCTGGCATGGTCGCCTGGCGGAGGCAGCAACCGAGGAACTCGGAATGGTCCTCGAGCTCCTGCACGCTGTTCCCCAGAAGGGCTTCTCCGTCGGGAAACAAATCAATTGGTCAGGCAACGTCACGATCGTCCAGGAATCATGCAAGGACCTGGCTGAACAGGCGATCGCCTTGCGAAACAGCTTCGTGGAACCCGCGGTCCAGACGGTCACCGCCGCCATGGCCGAGGTGCTGGTCGAGGCGGCGCGCGAACGCCAGCGCAGTGGAGAGCTTGAATACCATGATCTCCTCATCCACGCCCGCGATCTCCTGGTCGGTGAGGGCAAACGGGCCGTGCATCGTGCCCTCCACGATCGATACCGCTACATCATGCTGGACGAATTCCAGGACACAGATCCGATCCAGGCCGAATTGGCCACCCGAATTTCAACCACTGACGTTTGCGGACCCGACGGATGGGAGCAGCTGCAGATTCCGCCCGGCAGGCTGTTCACGGTCGGCGACCCCAAGCAGTCGATCTACCGCTTCCGCAGGGCCGATATTGCTACCTACCTCGCAGCGCAGCGGCGCTTTTCCTCTGACGCGGCGTCCCGGATTGCTTCCCTCGAGACCAACTTCCGGTCCACAGGAAAGCTCCTCGAGTGGATCAACGGCACGTTCGAGGAGCTGATCGTGCCAAGCGGAACCATTCAGCCTGAATACCAGGCACTCACGCCCGATCCTCTGCGCCCTGAGTGGCGCGATGAGCATGGTCCCGCAGTTTCAGTCATCGGTCGCGCGGGGGCCCAGCCTGGCGAGTCAGGAAGGGTGTCAGCAGATGACATGCGCCGGCAGGAAGCGACCGATGTTGCCGCTGCGATCAGGATCGCGACGGGAACTGCTGGCCCGCCAGCATGGCAAAAACAAATCAAGCGATCCGATAGGTTCGAGAACAATGCAGTTGAGCTTAAGGACATCTGCATCCTGATCCCAACCCGCACATCGCTGGCCGCGATGGAGGATGCCCTTGACGACGCCGGCATCGAATACCGCGCCGAAGCATCTTCTCTGGTGTACTCCACACAGGAAGTCACCGACCTGCTCCTCGCGTTGAGGGCCATCTCCAACACCGCCAACGAAGCCGCGCTTGTGCTGACCCTGCGGTCAACGCTGTTCGGTTGCGGAGATGATGAACTCTTCGAGTGGAAGCGGGCCGGCGGCCGATGGAACATGTTCGCCCCTGCACCGGAAGGGCTCAAGGACTCCACGGTTGCGCAATCCCTTCGCTACCTTGCCGCCCTGTGTAGCGATATCGAGGTTCTGACCCCAGCTGAGATCATGGAGGGCGTTGTTACTGACCGGCGCATGCTGGAGGCAGCAGTTGATGCCCCGCGTTACCGGGACGTCTGGCGCAGGCTCCGATTTGTCATCGACCAGGCCAGGGCCTGGACGGAGGCGACCCATGGCGGGCTGCGTGATTACCTTGTTTGGGCCAGTGTGCAGCAGGAAGAAAACTCCCGGGTCAAAGAAGCGGTGGTGCCGGAAACTGATGTCCAGGCAGTGCGGATCATGACCATCCATGCTTCGAAGGGGTTGGAATTTCCCATGGTGATTCTGGCCGGCACCGGATCCGCCCCCAACAATCAGAAGGCCGCAGCTCTCTGGGATCAGGACTCGCAACTGCAGGTCCACTTCATCCGCGACATACGGTCGGCCGGATACAACGCCGCCGAGACAACCGAAGCGCAGTTTGCCGACGCCGAACGGCGCCGCCTGCTCTACGTTGCCTGCACCCGGGCGGAGAGCCACCTGATCGTCTCCTACTACGTGAATGCCAAAAACAGCCTCGGCCAATTCCTCAGGGATGCAGCCGACGCGGGTTCAGCACCTGACCTGAATATTCCTGACGAACTCCCAGAACCGGTCAAAGTGCCCCGGGAGGTTCGGTCAGTCGAGCCGTTCGACGTTTGGCAGCGAAGCCGCGAGACCTGGCAGGCGAACTCCGCGATCATCTCATCCACCTCGGTGACCACCATCGCCAAGGGCGCCGGAAACGGAAGGACCGGCGAGTTTCCACGAGACGACGCGGTGCGTTTTGTAGGTGCAGAAGAGGACGGCGGACTGCCGTCGTTCGCAGCGCCGGCTGGCGAGCACGGCAAGGAGTTCGGTACCGCCCTGCACCGGTTGCTTGAGCTGAGTGACTTGCGGGAGACAGAGGCGCTCGATGTGCTCGCCGAGAGCCTCGCCAGCCCATCAGGACTCGTGGATCCAGCTGGCCTCGCAGAACGCGCCCGGTCCGCGCTGAGGAGTACACCCGTTCAGCGTGCGGCGGAGCGGGAGCATTGGCTTGAGCTGCCCGTCGTCACGTCTGCCGGCGGCATAACACTTGAGGGCATCATCGACCTGATGTACCGGGACGACGATGGGACGCTGGTTATCGCCGATTTCAAAACGGACATCAGTGTCACGCAGGAGACCTTGGAATCGTACTGGCGCCAGCTATCCACCTACGCCCGAATGGTGGAGCGCATCACCGAGCAGACGGTAAGTGAGCTGGTGCTGATTTTCTGCAGGGCTGGGGAGGCCGAGGTCCGGCGACAGTCACGGGCGAGCCAGACCAACGGCGATTCTTAG
- a CDS encoding AAA family ATPase, whose protein sequence is MTESTGPNRRKRIRAVLEILSEHPEGVANSKDPDGVFQLAVERVPLSPAEATTNASGLVRGSANLSFDSINLVAAGWITKTHGIWRITPEGQKALEDYPSADELFGQMSKLFAAQTARRKANRAEQLRTVLVSRRPQEDVFRATTGLFVQRGLREGSSVFDPDRDVWTVPAISELRTRFIEAPDAGEGTFVDKLRLQLAEAADEARLLMAELVTWQVLPIYEGAIGFGKKKERISAILQTMDEPAMIPDQVLSGLKTGVVHPGQAMLSNTFQAMALLLSVVEAYLQSPIEVQQQVLSDPWAWKSFVFSVRGRSFPTQRNALLYMVHPESFIDCFSDQDKGLIRNTFITSDADSTGDVDRDLFSIGLRLQQETGTHVDFYDEQHKHLWEKSAPRPTEQPESVDGDTSTDAGQLAPGIEREPFPAANAALSGRVYIEEKWLQEALDLLKNKRQLILFGPPGTGKTFIGLALAEHIARDEAELVQFHPSYSYEDFFQGYRPVTVNGALSYELKDGPLRRIVDKANKAQHRNFVLVIDEINRGNLAKIFGELYFLLEYRHRKINLQYSEETFELPDNLFIIGTMNTSDRSIALMDAAMRRRFAFRELHPAQRPVSEVLSGWLLAHKSNDLGQEPALLLQQLNKKINDASFSIGPSYLMPKVGGITQDVLTRIWESEILPLLEEHHYGEGKDVLKQYRLDTLRAELAVQNRTPAEDLNSDGPADGERE, encoded by the coding sequence ATGACCGAAAGCACCGGACCAAACCGCCGCAAACGCATTAGGGCAGTTCTGGAGATCCTGTCAGAACACCCAGAGGGCGTCGCCAATTCGAAGGACCCCGATGGCGTGTTTCAGCTCGCCGTTGAGCGCGTGCCGCTGAGCCCGGCTGAGGCCACCACCAATGCAAGCGGTCTCGTGCGCGGGAGCGCAAACTTGTCCTTCGACTCCATCAACCTAGTGGCGGCGGGCTGGATTACAAAGACCCACGGCATCTGGCGAATAACTCCGGAGGGCCAGAAAGCTCTGGAGGACTATCCAAGCGCTGACGAACTTTTCGGCCAGATGTCAAAGCTGTTCGCCGCACAGACGGCACGTCGAAAGGCTAACCGCGCAGAGCAACTCCGAACGGTCCTCGTTTCACGACGCCCACAAGAGGACGTTTTCCGCGCCACGACCGGACTTTTCGTGCAGAGGGGCCTCCGCGAAGGGTCTTCGGTATTCGATCCGGACCGCGATGTCTGGACCGTCCCCGCAATCTCTGAACTAAGAACCCGATTTATCGAAGCTCCGGACGCAGGAGAGGGCACCTTTGTCGACAAACTAAGGCTGCAGTTGGCCGAGGCCGCCGATGAGGCTCGGCTGTTGATGGCCGAGCTTGTGACGTGGCAGGTTCTGCCTATTTATGAGGGGGCCATCGGCTTCGGCAAGAAGAAGGAGCGAATTTCCGCAATTCTCCAGACCATGGACGAGCCGGCCATGATCCCGGACCAGGTCCTCAGCGGACTCAAGACCGGCGTCGTCCACCCCGGCCAAGCGATGCTCAGCAACACATTCCAAGCGATGGCCCTTCTGCTTTCCGTCGTCGAGGCTTACTTGCAATCCCCGATCGAAGTGCAGCAGCAAGTCCTATCGGACCCGTGGGCTTGGAAGTCATTCGTCTTCAGTGTCAGGGGACGAAGCTTCCCGACCCAAAGAAACGCGCTGTTGTACATGGTCCACCCGGAATCATTCATAGATTGCTTCTCCGACCAGGATAAGGGCCTGATCCGAAATACCTTTATCACCAGCGATGCTGACTCGACAGGGGACGTGGACCGTGATCTGTTCAGTATTGGCCTCCGCCTACAGCAGGAGACTGGCACCCACGTGGATTTTTACGACGAACAGCACAAACACCTTTGGGAGAAGAGCGCTCCTCGTCCAACGGAGCAACCGGAGTCGGTGGACGGCGACACATCGACGGACGCCGGACAGCTGGCTCCGGGGATCGAACGCGAACCGTTCCCTGCCGCTAACGCGGCGCTGAGTGGTCGGGTCTACATCGAGGAAAAGTGGCTGCAGGAGGCGTTGGACCTTCTTAAGAACAAGCGGCAACTGATCTTGTTCGGCCCGCCGGGGACGGGTAAGACGTTTATTGGCCTCGCACTGGCCGAACATATCGCCCGTGACGAGGCAGAACTTGTGCAGTTTCACCCGAGCTATTCCTATGAAGACTTCTTTCAGGGATATCGGCCCGTTACTGTAAACGGAGCCCTGAGCTACGAACTCAAAGATGGACCTCTGCGACGAATCGTCGACAAGGCGAACAAAGCCCAGCACCGAAACTTTGTACTGGTCATCGACGAGATCAACCGCGGAAATCTGGCGAAGATCTTCGGCGAGCTCTACTTCCTGCTCGAATACCGACACCGGAAAATCAACCTTCAGTACAGTGAAGAGACATTCGAACTGCCTGACAACCTCTTCATCATCGGAACCATGAACACCTCAGACCGTTCTATCGCTCTGATGGACGCGGCCATGCGCCGTCGATTCGCATTCCGGGAGCTGCATCCGGCGCAGCGTCCGGTATCCGAGGTCCTCAGCGGATGGCTTCTTGCGCACAAGAGCAATGACCTCGGCCAAGAACCAGCCCTGCTGCTCCAGCAACTCAACAAGAAGATCAATGACGCCTCCTTCAGCATTGGCCCGTCCTATCTCATGCCCAAGGTTGGAGGGATCACGCAGGATGTCCTCACCAGGATCTGGGAATCGGAGATCCTGCCGCTGCTAGAAGAGCACCACTATGGCGAGGGGAAGGACGTGCTGAAGCAGTACCGTCTGGACACGTTGAGGGCGGAGCTCGCTGTGCAGAACCGAACTCCGGCTGAAGACTTGAACAGCGATGGTCCGGCAGACGGGGAGAGGGAATAG
- a CDS encoding sulfite exporter TauE/SafE family protein, producing the protein MKSTALPLLTPGQARQQSFPLVFLAGAIIGVLGGMIGLGGAEFRLPLLIGLFGFAALQAIIMNKAMSLIVVITALPARLFAVPLCELSPHWYIVLNLLAGSLLGAWIGAHWATRLKSKTLFRVIAVLLVLIAVLLFVTHFFAVEPLTMDPASRTVLGVAAGILIGVVAARMGVAGGELLIPTIVLLYGTDIKIAGSLSLVVSLPTMLVPFARFSRDKSFAVLGQSKPFLITMTLGSITEPYSAAYSWESSQTWSSSPCWSCSCFCHRSKSGTTTNNSPSP; encoded by the coding sequence ATGAAGAGCACCGCCTTGCCGCTATTGACACCAGGACAGGCACGACAACAATCCTTCCCGCTGGTCTTCCTCGCGGGAGCGATCATCGGTGTCCTGGGCGGCATGATCGGCCTGGGCGGCGCCGAGTTCCGGCTTCCCCTGCTGATCGGGCTGTTCGGCTTTGCCGCGCTGCAGGCCATCATCATGAACAAGGCCATGAGCCTGATCGTCGTCATCACGGCCCTGCCCGCGAGGCTCTTCGCCGTCCCGCTCTGCGAGTTATCCCCTCATTGGTACATCGTGCTGAACCTGCTCGCCGGCAGCCTCCTCGGCGCCTGGATCGGCGCCCACTGGGCCACCCGGCTGAAGTCGAAAACGCTCTTCCGCGTCATCGCGGTCCTGCTCGTCCTGATCGCGGTGCTGCTTTTCGTCACGCACTTCTTCGCGGTCGAGCCCCTCACAATGGACCCCGCTTCCCGCACGGTGCTCGGCGTCGCAGCCGGGATCCTCATCGGAGTGGTCGCTGCTCGGATGGGAGTCGCCGGCGGGGAGCTGCTGATCCCCACGATCGTGCTGCTCTACGGAACCGACATCAAGATCGCCGGAAGCCTCTCCCTGGTCGTGTCACTGCCCACCATGCTCGTCCCGTTCGCCCGCTTCAGCAGAGACAAGAGCTTCGCCGTGCTCGGGCAAAGCAAGCCCTTCCTCATCACCATGACGCTCGGCTCCATCACGGAACCGTACTCGGCGGCCTACTCCTGGGAGTCGTCCCAAACCTGGTCCTCATCCCCCTGTTGGTCCTGCTCCTGCTTCTGTCATCGATCAAAGTCTGGAACCACGACTAACAACAGCCCGTCGCCCTAA
- a CDS encoding ATP-binding domain-containing protein, translating into MSPLSGGSSFMVTRWANSQIALLTTKDRHPIHQHFFERGATEEYWREFHTGESEFYGHVLGIKGLERSVVVLCVNGFKDMDRAAEQLYVGLSRARRLLVVVGDSGLLEEAGGPDLKVALSRTQAWKPVLETG; encoded by the coding sequence ATGTCCCCTTTGAGTGGCGGCAGCAGCTTCATGGTGACCCGCTGGGCCAACAGCCAGATCGCCCTCCTCACTACCAAGGACAGGCACCCGATACATCAGCATTTTTTTGAGCGTGGCGCAACCGAAGAGTACTGGCGCGAGTTCCACACAGGCGAATCCGAATTCTACGGCCACGTGCTCGGCATCAAAGGACTGGAACGGTCCGTTGTGGTGCTGTGCGTCAACGGGTTCAAGGACATGGACCGGGCGGCCGAACAGCTCTATGTGGGGCTGTCCCGGGCAAGGAGGCTGCTCGTGGTCGTTGGCGATTCAGGGCTGCTGGAGGAAGCGGGCGGCCCGGACCTCAAGGTCGCGTTGTCACGGACGCAGGCATGGAAGCCGGTGCTGGAAACCGGCTAG
- a CDS encoding PD-(D/E)XK nuclease family protein, whose translation MMRTTSSSVSDALSELARMIGQAQASDPLSPVTILVPSHGAGLDVTRFLGRTLNSGAGSAGIKAFTLKDLATELIAADPAVTGRSPLPAVLRLGAVSKVLIDDPGVFRDVAAQPATARAIAKTAVMLDALPDSTQPALPELMREVLRIHGKASESLRSRWYTDHEAFTLAGRRLGTATVTRQLGTVIGFMLGTQMRPSETAYRQRLEEAGMHSIAGSRTPDENTTLMTASDADDEVRAVVRLVVERLAGGTPGHRIGIFHSVSQPYAALLTQRLSQAGVTFVGPAAHRLMDSPLARGLLQLLKLDPQHPDARAILNILAEGTLVWRGHQLPSSNVCERLHTNPPAEDADGEEVSEYRALQREELQTFRSFVVALAACIGDIRSAASWSDASAGLATLVEGFLGPRTASERPEKTAAREALVQIVGDLRYLDIIGPPASPTLIQSAMEEGIASKGGWTGKSGTGVVIGSYADAVARDLDFLFLVGAAEGLAPARIRENPLLPDSIRVILGGGLPTVEQRAEASKEQFFAALASGSERTITSPRGDLRGSGSYQISRWITAKPNKELQSFAHGIENGAPTSAALPPTAQEWRLRRILTAEERLSVLRDDTSLQRALAVARDRRNGVFSRFNGNLSAHAGTIVDPGKALSPTGLEDWVTSPFSYFLKHVLKVNILEDVELEVQISPQERGILVHKVLEDYVRSITKDGLPASSSRLRELADAAFGEFANPSWLSHVWERNQAMIRQDLQRVFEVDHAKSADGWSYLAEEASFGPEGTDSYPPVELVLDDGTVVRFRGKVDRIDQHSDGSVRVIDYKTGKAEKYKPLKDHPTAEGTRYQLPVYGLFARTLAAPGSAVEAEYWFISKAGDFARIGYIVTDDVIEQLRMDAGLIISALRDGIFPPRPESDRYVNFTTITGASELGQQWLKLQNAQELQPYARLLKAEK comes from the coding sequence ATGATGCGCACTACGTCTTCGTCAGTGAGCGATGCCTTGTCAGAGCTGGCCCGGATGATCGGCCAGGCCCAGGCTTCGGATCCGCTTTCACCCGTCACCATCTTGGTGCCGTCCCATGGAGCTGGCCTGGACGTCACTCGGTTCCTCGGCAGGACGCTCAACTCTGGGGCGGGCAGTGCAGGCATAAAAGCCTTCACGTTGAAGGACCTGGCAACAGAACTCATCGCCGCGGACCCCGCAGTCACCGGAAGAAGTCCGCTCCCTGCGGTCTTGAGGCTGGGAGCCGTCAGTAAAGTTTTGATCGATGATCCCGGGGTCTTCAGGGATGTTGCCGCGCAACCCGCCACCGCCCGAGCCATAGCAAAGACAGCCGTCATGCTCGACGCCCTTCCAGACTCAACGCAGCCAGCCCTGCCAGAACTCATGCGAGAAGTTCTCCGCATACATGGGAAGGCCAGCGAATCACTGCGCTCCCGCTGGTACACCGACCATGAGGCCTTCACTCTCGCAGGCCGCAGGCTGGGAACCGCCACCGTGACGAGACAGCTGGGCACGGTCATTGGCTTCATGCTGGGAACTCAGATGCGTCCCTCCGAGACTGCCTACCGGCAACGCCTCGAAGAGGCCGGCATGCATAGCATTGCTGGGTCCCGAACGCCGGACGAGAACACCACGCTCATGACGGCCTCCGACGCCGATGACGAAGTCCGCGCCGTCGTCCGGCTTGTCGTTGAAAGGCTGGCAGGAGGCACGCCCGGCCACCGCATCGGTATTTTCCATTCAGTCTCCCAACCCTACGCCGCGCTGCTGACCCAGCGGCTTAGCCAGGCCGGAGTAACGTTTGTAGGTCCGGCAGCGCACCGGCTCATGGACTCGCCGCTCGCGCGTGGCCTGCTTCAACTATTGAAACTGGACCCACAGCATCCGGACGCTCGCGCCATTCTAAATATCCTCGCGGAAGGAACGCTGGTCTGGCGCGGGCACCAGCTCCCCAGTAGCAATGTCTGTGAAAGGCTGCACACCAATCCGCCGGCCGAAGACGCCGACGGCGAAGAAGTGTCCGAATACCGGGCCCTCCAACGTGAGGAACTCCAAACTTTTCGGTCCTTCGTTGTCGCGCTTGCCGCCTGCATCGGTGACATCCGCAGTGCTGCTTCATGGAGCGATGCGTCCGCAGGCCTCGCCACACTGGTTGAAGGCTTCCTGGGCCCCCGCACGGCTTCCGAACGGCCCGAAAAGACCGCCGCCCGGGAAGCCCTGGTCCAGATCGTTGGAGACCTCCGCTACCTGGACATCATCGGCCCACCGGCCAGCCCTACGCTCATCCAGAGCGCGATGGAGGAGGGAATAGCCTCAAAGGGCGGTTGGACCGGGAAGAGCGGCACCGGCGTCGTCATCGGCAGCTATGCCGATGCCGTTGCCAGGGACCTAGATTTCCTGTTCCTTGTTGGAGCGGCGGAAGGGTTGGCACCGGCAAGGATTCGGGAGAATCCACTCCTTCCAGATAGCATCCGGGTTATTCTCGGCGGCGGTCTCCCCACTGTCGAGCAGCGGGCAGAAGCCAGCAAGGAACAGTTCTTCGCTGCCCTCGCTTCCGGGTCTGAACGGACCATCACCAGTCCGCGCGGCGATCTGCGCGGATCCGGCAGTTACCAGATTTCCCGGTGGATCACTGCTAAGCCCAACAAGGAACTTCAGTCCTTCGCCCATGGGATCGAGAATGGCGCCCCCACCTCGGCCGCGCTTCCCCCAACGGCGCAGGAATGGCGGCTGCGGCGGATTCTCACCGCCGAGGAGCGACTTTCGGTGCTTCGCGACGACACTTCACTGCAACGTGCATTGGCCGTTGCCCGGGACCGGCGCAATGGTGTTTTCTCCAGATTCAACGGCAACCTCAGCGCACATGCGGGAACCATTGTTGACCCAGGGAAAGCACTGTCTCCCACCGGGCTTGAGGACTGGGTGACAAGTCCGTTCAGCTACTTCCTGAAGCATGTCCTCAAAGTGAACATCCTTGAAGACGTCGAATTGGAGGTGCAGATCTCGCCACAGGAGCGAGGCATCCTGGTTCACAAAGTGCTCGAAGACTACGTCCGCAGCATCACAAAAGACGGCCTGCCAGCATCGTCGAGTCGCCTTAGGGAACTTGCCGATGCGGCCTTTGGGGAATTTGCCAACCCCTCTTGGCTGAGCCACGTCTGGGAGCGGAACCAGGCAATGATCCGCCAAGACCTGCAACGGGTATTCGAAGTGGATCACGCAAAGTCGGCTGACGGTTGGAGTTACCTGGCGGAGGAGGCAAGCTTTGGCCCTGAGGGGACCGACAGCTACCCGCCCGTCGAGCTGGTCCTTGACGACGGCACCGTGGTTCGGTTCCGCGGGAAGGTGGACAGAATAGACCAGCATTCGGATGGCAGCGTCAGGGTGATCGACTACAAGACCGGCAAGGCCGAGAAATACAAGCCGCTAAAAGACCATCCCACCGCGGAGGGCACCCGTTACCAGCTTCCGGTCTACGGTCTGTTCGCGCGAACGCTCGCCGCCCCGGGATCAGCCGTCGAAGCCGAGTATTGGTTCATCTCGAAGGCAGGCGACTTCGCGAGAATCGGCTACATCGTGACCGACGATGTGATCGAGCAGCTTCGTATGGACGCGGGCCTCATCATTTCTGCGTTGCGGGACGGGATCTTCCCCCCTCGGCCCGAGTCTGACCGCTATGTCAACTTCACCACCATAACGGGGGCCTCGGAGCTTGGCCAGCAGTGGCTGAAACTTCAGAACGCCCAAGAACTTCAGCCCTATGCCCGGCTCCTGAAGGCAGAGAAATGA